One window of the Lodderomyces elongisporus chromosome 6, complete sequence genome contains the following:
- the GDE1 gene encoding Glycerophosphocholine phosphodiesterase: MKFGKTYLSHQIPEWSIYYMNYKHLKKIIKSLDAGNQIDLELEDSDYLEYVKDKLSSFFFEIDRNIESVDAFYNAKAKEYERRLLKIIDVVGYKNGQLDYKLESQDELDEIINILVELRVLFRNLKWYGELNHRGFIKILKKLDKKLTFILKTENKQEAEEKEKEEKGIIDKAQGDGISNQNKEAYLTTRIDALPFAHESEISQQLDTIHKILQQLGNLRQLTNVNTSGISSSTLSSTLSSTLTSKAANEVHLDSLHINDGQSVDVLKHIFENDDVDSLEKQFSTGTKSDRFTISLLNKAALANAQKCIDFIWKHLNSLYDEKDINGRNFFHQNVISLGKEQFIREEQINPGDAPNWLIGGRNGSDNNNINNTSGLLYILAKLQEQNYELLVAKDQYNRTPLHYAAQYGLAKVTEILLQHYTDWNLINTKYSIDDVEAWGDQESLSPLHLSIIGKHPKTTEILIKFNKSTTLTSPGLLLLSVRLNSSRILSSLIRDGNIDINYTDEKHRNETALYIASKMNLPNLVEFLLENNADTSIGEKVFGWTPIFIAASEGFMEIVKILKEFDADYDIVDDSGWLPMEHACLRGHLKVADLLKPKNEKLVLYDSYHPENNVARIHSETVSPIMRTSNGNSSEELESTSIDKLPQAHRSAVNEFYKQLKNSSSGNVSTRSTSPKRRAKYKPVKSFGHRYLGEDESLILITLGTTDLRDESSPVELNKISLARSFATELDTALSISITCRHKLTNVPVEPPVVIDLPLEDYHGSATDPISFKLSNNMSVDDIIITFDLIPTYQVNKKLLGRAIAILKNAYTKVGPSLRSLNNNITVPIIESANLDILGLIRFEYLQVLPFKHHAMSIARSDTYWKQLVSTRVIGHRGLGKNESGRQSLQLGENTVESFIAAASLGASYVEFDVQLTKDFVPVVYHDFTVAESGVDIPMHLLTLEQFLGLNRTNEKANHSLDDEVLDRRPKPRARSSYELHPQNGTRHKDDNFMVDRQFENHINERMKLTQTWKNKGYKGNARGTSIASNFVTLKDLFKKLPPNVGFNIELKYPMLDEAQQESMGELAIDINLYLDTILKVIYDENLNGRHIVFSSFHPDVCLLLSLKQPTMPILFLTEAGTAPMADIRASSLQNAIRFAKKWNLLGVVSAAETLVKTPRLAQVVKSSGLVCVTYGVENNEPELAKIQMRAGVDAVIVDSVLAVREGLREHNDIMKEMEDSGSD, translated from the coding sequence ATGAAGTTTGGAAAGACGTATTTGAGTCACCAGATTCCCGAATGGTCGATCTATTACATGAACTACAAGCACCTCAAAAAGATAATTAAATCACTCGATGCAGGAAACCAAATAGACTTGGAATTAGAGGACTCAGACTACTTGGAATACGTCAAGGACAAACTAAGcctgtttttctttgaaatcGACAGAAACATTGAGAGCGTGGATGCTTTTTATAACGCAAAGGCTAAAGAATACGAACGAAGATTACTAAAAATCATAGATGTTGTAGGATACAAGAATGGACAGCTTGACTACAAACTAGAGTCTCAAGATGAACTAGATGAGATAATCAATATATTGGTAGAGTTGAGAGTATTGTTTCGTAACTTGAAATGGTACGGGGAACTAAACCATCGTGGTTTCATCaaaattttgaagaaattggacAAAAAACTTACATTTATACTAAAAACAGAGAATAAacaagaagcagaagaaaaagagaaagaagaaaagggcatCATTGACAAGGCACAAGGAGATGGTATATCAaaccaaaataaagaagctTATTTGACAACAAGGATTGATGCATTGCCCTTTGCACACGAATCAGAAATATCTCAGCAATTGGATACAATACACAAGATCTTGCAGCAATTGGGCAACTTGCGTCAGTTGACCAATGTTAATACTCTGGGTATATCGTCCTCAACATTGAGTTCAACATTGAGTTCAACATTGACATCAAAAGCAGCGAATGAAGTGCATTTGGATTCTTTACACATCAATGATGGTCAATCTGTTGATGTTTTAAAACATATTTTCGAAAACGATGACGTAGATTCACTTGAAAAGCAATTCAGTACAGGAACAAAGAGTGATAGATTCACAATTTCACTTTTGAACAAAGCGGCATTGGCCAATGCTCAGAAATGTATCGACTTTATATGGAAACACTTGAACAGTTTATATGACGAGAAAGACATTAATGGCAGAAACTTTTTCCATCAAAACGTCATTAGTCTTGGCAAAGAACAATTTATTAGAGAGGAACAAATCAACCCTGGTGATGCACCAAACTGGTTGATTGGAGGTAGAAATGGTTCAGACAACAAtaatatcaacaataccAGTGGACTTTTATACATCTTGGCAAAATTGCAAGAGCAAAATTACGAGTTGTTAGTTGCCAAAGATCAATATAATCGAACTCCATTGCATTATGCTGCACAATATGGACTTGCCAAAGTCACAGAAATTTTGCTACAACATTATACAGATTGGAACTTGATAAACACTAAATATTCTATCGATGATGTTGAAGCGTGGGGAGATCAAGAAAGTCTCTCCCCATTACATTTGTCCATCATTGGAAAACACCCAAAAACCACAGAAATCTTGATCAAATTCAATAAATCCACCACATTAACCTCACCTGGATTGCTTCTCTTATCAGTGCGTTTGAATTCAAGCAGAATATTGAGCTCCTTAATTCGTGATGGTAATATCGATATCAACTACACTGATGAAAAACACCGTAACGAAACGGCACTTTATATTGCGTCAAAGATGAACTTACCCAACTTGGTGGAGTTTTTATTAGAAAATAATGCAGATACACTGATTGGCGAAAAAGTGTTTGGATGGACTCCCATTTTCATTGCTGCTTCAGAAGGGTTTATGGAGATTGTTAAAATACTTAAGGAGTTTGATGCAGATTACGATATTGTTGACGATAGTGGATGGTTACCAATGGAACATGCTTGTTTGCGTGGACATTTGAAAGTGGCAGATTTGCTCAAAccaaagaatgaaaaattggTTCTTTATGACTCATACCACCCTGAGAACAATGTGGCAAGAATCCATAGTGAGACCGTAAGTCCCATAATGAGAACATCAAATGGAAACAGTAGTGAAGAATTGGAATCTACCAGTATTGACAAATTGCCCCAAGCTCATCGCAGTGCAGTTAACGAGTTTTacaaacaattgaaaaactcATCATCAGGTAACGTCTCAACCCGATCAACATCGCCAAAAAGGAGGGCTAAATACAAACCTGTCAAGTCGTTTGGACATAGATATTTAGGCGAAGATGAAAGTTTAATCTTGATTACGTTGGGCACTACTGATTTAAGAGACGAGAGCAGTCCAGTCGAATTGAACAAGATCTCACTTGCACGTAGTTTTGCTACCGAGTTGGACACAGCTTTATCGATATCGATAACTTGTCGTCACAAGTTGACCAATGTACCGGTTGAGCCACCCGTTGTTATTGACTTGCCCTTGGAAGACTATCATGGAAGTGCAACTGACCccatttcttttaaatTATCAAACAATATGTCAGTTGATGATATAATTATTACATTTGATTTGATCCCTACTTATCAAGTCAATAAGAAACTATTGGGTCGTGCCATTGcaatattaaaaaatgCGTACACCAAGGTTGGTCCTAGTCTTCGTTCATTAAACAATAATATTACAGTGCCCATTATCGAGTCAGCAAATTTGGATATTCTTGGTTTAATCAGATTTGAATATTTACAAGTTTTACCATTTAAACATCATGCAATGAGTATTGCTCGTTCAGACACTTATTGGAAACAATTGGTGTCTACTAGAGTTATTGGTCATCGAGGATTGGGTAAAAACGAGAGTGGTAGACAATCATTACAGTTGGGTGAAAATACCGTTGAATCTTTTATTGCTGCTGCGTCATTAGGTGCCTCGTATGTTGAGTTTGATGTTCAGCTTACTAAAGACTTTGTTCCCGTTGTGTATCATGATTTCACAGTTGCTGAGCTGGGAGTCGATATCCCAATGCATTTGTTGACACTTGAACAATTCCTTGGTCTCAACAGAACGAATGAAAAAGCTAACCATTCATTGGATGATGAGGTATTGGATCGTCGTCCAAAACCGAGAGCAAGATCATCTTACGAATTGCATCCGCAAAATGGTACTAGGCACAAAGACGACAATTTTATGGTTGATAGACAATTTGAGAATCACATTAATGAAAGGATGAAGTTGACACAGACTTGGAAGAATAAAGGATACAAGGGTAATGCACGCGGCACCTCAATTGCCTCGAATTTCGTTACACTCAAGGACTTGTTTAAAAAGCTTCCGCCAAATGTTGGGTTCAATATTGAGTTGAAGTATCCAATGTTGGATGAGGCGCAACAAGAAAGTATGGGTGAGTTGGCAATCGATATCAACTTGTACCTCGACACGATATTGAAAGTGATTTACGATGAAAACCTTAATGGTCGTCATATTGTGTTTTCATCTTTCCATCCCGATGTATGTTTACTCTTGTCATTGAAGCAACCAACGATgccaattttgtttttaaccGAAGCAGGTACGGCACCAATGGCAGATATTCGAGCTTCATCATTACAGAATGCCATTCGATTTGCTAAGAAATGGAATTTGTTGGGAGTTGTTTCTGCAGCAGAAACATTGGTAAAGACTCCGCGTTTGGCACAAGTGGTGAAACTGTCTGGTTTAGTCTGCGTCACTTATGGTGTAGAGAACAACGAACCCGAGTTGgcaaaaattcaaatgaGAGCTGGTGTT